Proteins encoded within one genomic window of Brenneria nigrifluens DSM 30175 = ATCC 13028:
- a CDS encoding alkaline phosphatase, whose translation MKARWLLPLLFAAALPGIAQAQAIYPIDRATILTGGKFDFKVEFDEVLKPEDIRILINGKDYQQVLGKSAAFVEREDGENVSAVWVRDVSLPEAGKYVVEARAKGKTSAVTWDVYPTSAERKAKNVILFIGDGLSVAHRTGARILSKGVTEGKADGRLAIDDLQYMAFAGTSSTDSIAADSANTMSAYMTGHKSGVNALGVYVSRSKNSLEHPKQETLGELITRSTKMSVGVVSDAEIEDATPAAVVSHTRRRADKAEIVEMFYQVQPSVILGGGSAYFLPKSTPGSKRKDENNYIEKFQQAGYQLATDADALKQNAAQATKLLGLFHTGNMDGVLDRRFLKNDVAKKFPNQPDLTEMTQAALDVLSKNQDGFFLMVESALIDKASHPLDWERSFYNTIMLDQSVALAQKFAEKNPDTLIIVTGDHTHGISIIGTVDDEKPGDDMREKVGVYEDAGYPNYQDANKDGYPDDVNVSKRLAVFFNNFPDYYETFRPKLDGTFVPAVKNEKDEYVANKAYEKTPGAVFREGILPRSSDTGVHAVDDMVIQASGPGAERIRGYMENTELFRVIVDALAIKPQDKK comes from the coding sequence CTCGTTGGTTACTGCCTTTACTGTTTGCCGCCGCACTGCCGGGGATCGCCCAGGCGCAGGCTATTTATCCCATCGACCGCGCCACCATTCTTACCGGCGGGAAGTTCGATTTTAAAGTCGAGTTTGATGAGGTGCTCAAGCCGGAAGACATTCGTATCCTGATCAACGGCAAAGATTATCAGCAGGTGCTGGGAAAATCGGCCGCCTTTGTCGAACGTGAAGACGGCGAAAACGTCTCCGCCGTGTGGGTGCGGGATGTCAGCCTGCCGGAAGCGGGCAAATACGTGGTGGAAGCGCGCGCCAAAGGAAAAACCTCCGCGGTAACCTGGGACGTTTACCCGACGTCCGCTGAGCGTAAAGCCAAAAACGTGATCCTGTTTATCGGCGACGGCCTGTCGGTGGCCCACCGTACCGGCGCCCGCATTCTGTCTAAAGGCGTGACCGAAGGGAAAGCCGACGGCCGCCTGGCGATTGACGATCTGCAATATATGGCGTTCGCCGGGACTTCCAGTACCGACTCCATCGCCGCGGACAGCGCCAATACCATGAGCGCCTACATGACCGGCCATAAATCCGGCGTAAATGCGCTGGGCGTGTACGTCAGCCGCAGTAAGAACTCCCTGGAGCATCCGAAACAGGAAACGCTGGGCGAGCTGATTACCCGTTCGACCAAGATGTCCGTCGGCGTGGTCAGCGATGCTGAAATTGAAGATGCGACGCCGGCGGCGGTGGTATCCCACACCCGCCGTCGCGCGGATAAAGCGGAAATCGTCGAGATGTTTTACCAGGTCCAGCCCAGCGTGATCCTGGGGGGCGGTTCGGCCTATTTCCTGCCCAAGAGTACGCCCGGCTCAAAACGCAAAGACGAAAACAACTATATTGAAAAATTCCAGCAGGCGGGCTACCAGTTGGCGACCGACGCCGACGCCCTGAAGCAGAACGCGGCGCAGGCCACCAAGCTGCTGGGGCTGTTCCATACCGGCAATATGGACGGCGTGCTGGATCGCCGTTTCCTGAAAAACGACGTGGCGAAAAAATTCCCCAATCAGCCGGATCTGACCGAGATGACCCAGGCGGCGCTGGACGTGCTGTCTAAAAACCAGGACGGTTTCTTCCTGATGGTGGAGTCCGCGCTGATCGACAAAGCCTCGCATCCGCTGGATTGGGAACGATCCTTCTATAACACCATCATGCTGGATCAGTCGGTGGCGCTGGCGCAGAAGTTTGCCGAGAAAAACCCGGATACGCTGATTATCGTGACCGGCGACCATACCCACGGCATCTCCATTATCGGCACGGTGGATGACGAAAAACCGGGCGACGATATGCGCGAAAAGGTCGGCGTGTATGAAGACGCGGGCTATCCGAACTATCAGGACGCCAATAAGGACGGTTACCCGGACGACGTAAATGTATCCAAACGTCTGGCGGTCTTCTTCAACAACTTCCCTGACTACTACGAAACCTTCCGTCCGAAACTGGATGGCACCTTTGTGCCGGCCGTCAAGAACGAGAAAGATGAGTATGTGGCGAACAAAGCCTATGAAAAAACGCCGGGTGCGGTGTTCCGCGAGGGCATCCTGCCGCGCTCTTCCGACACCGGCGTGCATGCGGTGGACGATATGGTGATTCAGGCCAGCGGTCCGGGGGCGGAACGGATCCGCGGTTATATGGAAAACACCGAGCTGTTCCGGGTGATTGTCGATGCCCTGGCGATAAAACCGCAGGACAAGAAGTAA
- a CDS encoding ABC transporter ATP-binding protein produces the protein MAELLIQDLSVTFPDTPDAVLDIPALRIAAGERVAVMGPSGSGKTTLVNAITGMDNSGTGSVIWARQDIRRLNEAGRDRWRAGHVGLVMQDFHLFPGMSALENVLLPARFHYLRLPAALKRRAADLLTQVELDTGTRPVEVLSRGEKQRVAVARALLSAPKIIVADEPTASLDARSGEHIADLLATLARNNGATLVAITHDRHLAARMTRCLQLEKGRLIADRAQPEAA, from the coding sequence ATGGCGGAGTTACTGATTCAAGACCTGAGCGTCACCTTTCCCGATACGCCGGATGCCGTGCTGGATATTCCGGCGTTGCGTATTGCGGCGGGGGAGCGGGTGGCGGTGATGGGGCCGTCCGGCTCGGGCAAAACCACGCTGGTGAATGCCATTACCGGCATGGATAACAGCGGTACGGGCAGCGTGATCTGGGCGCGGCAGGATATCCGCCGGCTGAATGAAGCGGGACGCGATCGCTGGCGGGCCGGACACGTGGGGCTGGTGATGCAGGATTTTCATCTGTTTCCCGGTATGAGCGCGCTGGAAAACGTCTTGCTGCCGGCGCGTTTTCATTACTTGCGCCTGCCCGCCGCGTTAAAGCGGCGAGCGGCCGATCTGCTGACGCAGGTCGAGCTGGATACCGGCACGCGCCCGGTTGAGGTGCTGTCGCGCGGCGAAAAACAGCGGGTGGCGGTCGCCAGAGCGCTGCTGAGCGCGCCGAAAATTATCGTCGCCGATGAACCGACGGCCAGTCTGGATGCGCGCAGCGGCGAGCACATCGCCGATCTGCTGGCGACGCTGGCGCGCAACAACGGCGCCACGCTGGTGGCCATCACTCACGATCGCCATCTGGCGGCGCGCATGACCCGTTGTCTGCAATTGGAAAAAGGGCGGCTGATCGCCGACCGCGCCCAACCGGAGGCGGCATGA
- a CDS encoding FtsX-like permease family protein — MIPWRLIWVDWRRLWPGILVVVSLIATATALSISVSLQERALRMGSAQAADRFDLVIGAPGSETQLVLSSVFLQPSALTLIPAQVLDDLAKNPLVAWAAPVAFGDFYQGMPIVGTTAPLVTDNGKRRLTAGRVFNDGYEAVVGEHSGLALGDKFSPVHGQIGTEGAHAHDGVTYTVVGILPADGSAWDKAILVPVNAVWRVHGIQPPGDAGHDHHEDEEPQGAHKHHDDDRHGDERHADERHNHDEGHHAEEHERDARQEHAHPAGVPAIVVKPKSIAGAYQLRSLYRSNQTQAVFPGEVLVKLYSILGDIRELLVYLSVGTQALVGVAVAMVAVIHLRQRQKQIGALRAFGAPRYGIFALIWCGLMSLVSAGVLLGTGIGYAAARAIAVIMSEKSGFILPVTLEWEDIRFVLLLLLVAAGVLTLPAMLAYRRSPAAALRGA; from the coding sequence ATGATCCCATGGCGGCTGATTTGGGTTGACTGGCGCCGCTTATGGCCGGGCATCCTGGTCGTGGTGTCGCTGATCGCGACCGCCACGGCGTTGAGTATTTCCGTCAGCCTCCAGGAAAGAGCGCTGCGCATGGGGAGCGCGCAGGCGGCGGATCGCTTTGATCTGGTGATCGGCGCGCCGGGCAGCGAAACGCAGCTGGTGCTCTCTTCCGTTTTCCTGCAACCCTCGGCGCTGACGCTGATCCCCGCGCAGGTACTGGACGACCTGGCGAAAAATCCGCTGGTGGCCTGGGCGGCGCCGGTGGCGTTTGGCGACTTCTATCAGGGGATGCCGATTGTCGGCACCACGGCGCCGCTGGTGACCGATAACGGCAAGCGGCGGCTGACGGCCGGGCGGGTATTTAACGATGGTTACGAAGCGGTGGTGGGCGAGCACAGCGGTTTGGCGCTGGGGGACAAATTCAGTCCCGTGCACGGGCAGATCGGCACCGAGGGCGCGCATGCGCACGACGGGGTGACTTACACCGTGGTGGGGATTTTGCCCGCCGACGGCAGCGCCTGGGACAAGGCGATTCTGGTGCCGGTGAACGCGGTCTGGCGGGTACACGGCATTCAGCCGCCGGGCGACGCCGGGCATGACCATCACGAGGATGAAGAGCCTCAGGGCGCGCATAAGCACCATGATGACGATCGTCACGGCGATGAGCGCCATGCGGACGAACGCCATAACCACGACGAAGGGCATCACGCAGAGGAGCACGAGCGCGACGCGCGGCAGGAACATGCTCATCCGGCGGGGGTGCCGGCCATTGTGGTCAAGCCCAAGAGTATCGCCGGGGCTTATCAGCTGCGTTCGCTGTATCGCAGCAACCAGACTCAGGCGGTGTTTCCCGGCGAAGTGCTGGTAAAACTCTATTCTATTCTGGGGGATATCCGCGAGCTGCTGGTTTACCTCTCCGTGGGAACCCAGGCGCTGGTCGGCGTGGCGGTGGCGATGGTGGCGGTGATTCATCTGCGGCAGCGGCAAAAACAGATTGGCGCGCTGCGGGCGTTCGGCGCGCCGCGTTACGGTATTTTCGCGCTGATCTGGTGCGGGCTGATGTCGCTGGTGAGCGCCGGGGTGCTGCTGGGGACGGGCATCGGCTATGCCGCCGCCCGGGCCATTGCGGTGATCATGAGCGAGAAGAGCGGTTTTATCCTGCCGGTGACGCTGGAATGGGAAGATATAAGGTTCGTCTTGCTCTTGCTGCTGGTCGCCGCCGGAGTACTGACCCTTCCCGCCATGCTGGCTTATCGCCGGTCGCCCGCCGCGGCGCTGCGGGGGGCGTGA
- a CDS encoding endonuclease domain-containing protein codes for MRNGIVAIVGSLDIPWGEVKIFNRRERTGLRRELRQNPTEPERRLWEKIRHRQLGVKFRRQHGIGIYIVDFYCAECHLVIEVDGDSHFSAQGSAHDCLRDDYIRSLGLSVLRISNTDIMKNIDGVLMLISSGLASAKRK; via the coding sequence GTGAGAAACGGAATTGTTGCGATCGTTGGGTCCCTGGATATTCCGTGGGGCGAGGTGAAAATTTTTAATCGGCGTGAGCGAACCGGACTAAGGCGTGAACTGCGTCAAAATCCTACCGAACCTGAACGCCGGCTGTGGGAGAAAATTCGGCATCGTCAGTTAGGCGTGAAATTCCGCAGACAGCATGGCATTGGTATTTATATTGTCGATTTTTATTGTGCCGAGTGCCATTTGGTCATTGAAGTCGACGGCGACAGCCATTTTTCGGCGCAAGGCAGCGCGCATGATTGTTTACGGGATGACTATATACGTTCTCTGGGTTTAAGCGTGTTGAGAATATCCAATACCGACATTATGAAAAATATTGATGGCGTATTGATGTTGATTAGCAGCGGGCTGGCGTCTGCCAAACGGAAGTGA
- a CDS encoding Tex family protein yields MNDSLSQIIAGELQARTEQVDAAVRLLDEGNTVPFIARYRKEVTGGLDDTQLRQLETRLSYLRELDDRRRTILKSIDEQGKLTDQLAAAINGTLSKTELEDLYLPYKPKRRTRGQIAIEAGLEPLAESLWRDPTQEPERTAQAYVDADKGVADVKAALDGARYILMERFAEDAALLAKVRHYLWKNAHLVSRVVEGKEEQGAKFRDYFDHHEPIAQVPSHRALAMFRGRNEGILQLALNADPQFEEAPRESYCEQIIIDHLNLRLGNAPADGWRRAVINWTWRIKVLLHLETELMGSVREKAEDEAINVFARNMHDLLMAAPAGMRATMGLDPGLRTGVKVAVVDATGKLVATDTIYPHTGQATKAAAIVAALCIKHQVELVAIGNGTASRETERFFLDTQKQFPDVKAQKVIVSEAGASVYSASELAAQEFPDLDVSLRGAVSIARRLQDPLAELVKIDPKSIGVGQYQHDVSQSLLAKKLDAVVEDCVNAVGVDLNTASVALLTRVAGLTRMMAQNVVAWRDENGRFRSREQLLKVSRLGPKAFEQCAGFLRINHGDNPLDASTVHPEAYPVVERILAATEQAIQNLMGNPEALRNLKPADFTDARFGVPTVTDIIKELEKPGRDPRPEFKTASFADGVETMNDLLPGMILEGAVTNVTNFGAFVDIGVHQDGLVHISALAERFVDDPHKVVKAGDIVKVKVMEVDLQRKRIALTMRLDEQPGETAARRGAGTRDASAPANRPAGKSRPRPANAQAAGNSAMSDALAAAFKKR; encoded by the coding sequence ATGAATGATTCATTAAGCCAGATTATCGCCGGCGAACTGCAGGCGCGTACGGAGCAAGTGGACGCAGCCGTCCGCCTGCTGGACGAAGGCAACACCGTCCCTTTTATCGCCCGATACCGCAAGGAAGTGACCGGCGGGCTGGATGATACGCAGCTGCGTCAGTTGGAAACCCGTCTGAGTTACCTGCGCGAACTGGACGATCGGCGCCGGACTATTCTGAAATCCATCGACGAACAGGGAAAACTGACCGATCAGCTCGCCGCTGCCATTAACGGCACGCTGAGCAAGACCGAACTGGAAGATCTCTATCTGCCGTACAAGCCCAAGCGGCGCACCCGCGGCCAGATCGCCATCGAGGCCGGCCTCGAACCGCTGGCGGAGAGCCTGTGGCGGGATCCGACCCAGGAGCCGGAACGGACGGCGCAGGCTTACGTCGACGCCGACAAAGGCGTGGCGGACGTGAAAGCGGCGCTGGACGGCGCGCGCTATATTCTGATGGAGCGCTTTGCGGAGGACGCGGCGCTGCTGGCGAAAGTGCGTCACTATCTGTGGAAGAACGCCCACCTGGTTTCCCGCGTGGTGGAAGGGAAAGAGGAGCAAGGGGCGAAGTTTCGCGACTATTTCGACCATCATGAGCCGATTGCCCAAGTGCCTTCCCACCGGGCGCTGGCCATGTTCCGCGGCCGCAACGAAGGGATATTGCAGTTGGCGCTCAACGCCGATCCGCAGTTTGAGGAAGCGCCGCGTGAAAGCTACTGCGAGCAGATTATTATCGACCATCTGAACCTGCGGCTGGGCAATGCGCCGGCGGACGGCTGGCGGCGGGCGGTGATTAACTGGACCTGGCGCATCAAGGTGCTGCTGCACCTGGAAACCGAGCTGATGGGCAGCGTGCGCGAAAAAGCGGAAGATGAAGCGATCAACGTCTTCGCCCGCAATATGCACGACCTGCTGATGGCGGCGCCGGCGGGCATGCGCGCCACTATGGGACTGGACCCCGGCTTGCGCACCGGGGTGAAAGTGGCGGTGGTGGACGCCACCGGCAAACTGGTGGCCACCGATACCATTTATCCGCATACCGGCCAGGCGACCAAAGCCGCGGCTATCGTCGCCGCGCTGTGCATCAAGCATCAGGTGGAGCTGGTGGCCATCGGCAACGGCACCGCCTCGCGGGAGACCGAACGCTTCTTCCTTGATACCCAAAAACAGTTCCCGGACGTCAAAGCGCAGAAGGTGATCGTCAGCGAAGCGGGGGCCTCGGTGTATTCGGCCTCGGAGCTGGCGGCGCAGGAATTCCCCGATCTCGACGTGTCGCTGCGCGGCGCGGTGTCCATCGCCCGCCGCTTGCAGGACCCGCTGGCGGAGCTGGTGAAAATCGATCCGAAATCCATCGGCGTCGGCCAGTATCAGCACGACGTCAGCCAGAGTCTGCTGGCGAAAAAGCTGGATGCGGTGGTGGAAGACTGCGTCAACGCCGTCGGCGTCGATCTGAATACCGCCTCCGTCGCCCTGCTGACCCGCGTGGCGGGCCTAACGCGGATGATGGCGCAGAATGTGGTGGCCTGGCGCGACGAAAACGGCCGTTTCCGCAGCCGGGAACAGCTGCTGAAAGTCAGCCGCCTGGGACCGAAAGCCTTCGAGCAGTGCGCCGGTTTTCTGCGTATCAATCACGGGGATAACCCGCTGGACGCCTCGACGGTTCACCCGGAAGCCTATCCCGTGGTGGAACGTATTCTTGCCGCCACCGAACAGGCCATTCAGAACCTGATGGGCAACCCCGAGGCGCTGCGCAACCTGAAGCCCGCCGACTTTACCGACGCGCGTTTCGGCGTGCCCACCGTCACCGACATCATCAAAGAGCTGGAGAAGCCGGGGCGCGATCCGCGGCCGGAGTTCAAAACCGCCAGCTTCGCCGACGGCGTGGAAACCATGAACGATCTGCTGCCGGGCATGATCCTGGAAGGCGCGGTCACCAACGTCACCAACTTCGGCGCCTTTGTGGATATCGGCGTCCACCAGGACGGGCTGGTGCATATCTCCGCCCTCGCCGAGCGCTTTGTCGATGACCCGCATAAGGTGGTGAAAGCCGGGGATATCGTAAAAGTCAAAGTGATGGAGGTCGACCTGCAACGCAAGCGCATCGCGCTGACCATGCGGCTGGACGAACAGCCGGGGGAAACCGCCGCGCGCCGCGGCGCCGGAACGCGCGACGCCAGCGCCCCGGCCAACCGGCCGGCCGGCAAATCCCGCCCCCGCCCGGCCAACGCGCAGGCGGCAGGCAACAGCGCCATGAGCGACGCGCTGGCCGCGGCGTTTAAAAAGCGTTGA
- a CDS encoding citrate synthase yields the protein MTVRKAALVRDGQEDITLDIRSGLMGKDALDIRPFGAQELYSYDPGFANTAGCESAITYIDAANSVLLHRGFPVEQLADKCDFTEVCFILLYGEAPSRDEYASFANTITRHTLVHEQIGRMFSGFRRDAHPMALMCAVVGALAAFYHDVLDIDNAEHRELAAVRLLSKMPTLAAMCYKYSVEQPAVYPRNALSYTGNFLHMLFAVPAEKYEVNPVLERAMNRILILHADHGQCPSTMAVRASGSSGANPFACIAAGLSSMWGPLHGGANEACMRMLEEIKTVDRIPAFLQRAKDKRSSLRLMGFGNSIYHHFDPRAAILRKTCHEVLSELGMEDSLLQVAVELEHIAITDPYFLEHKLYPSADFYTAVILKAMGLPSSMFTVISAVGRTVGWIAHWNEMHGQELRIYRPRQVYTGKPRRDYVSRQDK from the coding sequence ATGACAGTAAGAAAGGCCGCCCTTGTGCGCGACGGGCAGGAAGATATCACGCTGGATATTCGTTCGGGGCTGATGGGAAAGGATGCGCTGGATATCCGCCCGTTTGGCGCGCAGGAACTATACAGCTACGATCCCGGCTTTGCCAATACGGCGGGTTGCGAATCGGCGATTACCTACATTGACGCCGCCAACAGCGTGCTGTTGCACCGCGGTTTTCCCGTCGAGCAACTGGCGGATAAATGCGATTTTACCGAAGTCTGCTTTATTCTTCTGTACGGCGAGGCGCCCTCCAGGGACGAATACGCCAGCTTCGCCAATACCATCACCCGCCATACCCTGGTGCATGAGCAGATCGGCCGGATGTTCAGCGGCTTTCGGCGCGACGCCCATCCCATGGCGCTGATGTGTGCGGTCGTCGGGGCGCTGGCGGCGTTCTACCATGACGTGCTGGATATTGATAACGCCGAACACCGTGAGCTGGCCGCGGTCCGGCTGCTGTCGAAAATGCCGACGCTGGCGGCGATGTGTTACAAATATTCGGTTGAACAGCCCGCGGTTTACCCGCGCAATGCGCTTTCCTATACCGGTAATTTCCTGCATATGCTGTTTGCGGTGCCGGCGGAAAAATATGAAGTGAATCCGGTGCTGGAAAGGGCGATGAACCGGATTCTGATTCTGCACGCCGACCACGGCCAGTGCCCCTCCACCATGGCGGTCCGGGCTTCCGGTTCGTCCGGCGCCAATCCCTTCGCCTGCATCGCAGCGGGGCTGTCCTCGATGTGGGGGCCGTTGCACGGGGGCGCCAACGAAGCCTGTATGCGTATGCTGGAAGAGATCAAAACGGTCGATCGCATTCCCGCATTTTTACAGCGCGCCAAGGATAAGCGCAGTTCGCTGCGGCTGATGGGGTTCGGTAATTCGATCTATCACCATTTCGATCCGCGCGCCGCCATCCTGCGCAAAACCTGCCATGAAGTGCTCAGCGAACTGGGAATGGAAGACAGCCTGCTGCAGGTCGCCGTCGAGCTGGAGCATATCGCCATTACCGATCCCTATTTCCTGGAGCATAAACTGTATCCCAGCGCCGATTTCTACACCGCGGTGATCCTGAAAGCGATGGGGCTGCCGTCATCCATGTTTACGGTGATCTCCGCGGTCGGCCGCACCGTAGGCTGGATTGCGCACTGGAATGAAATGCATGGGCAGGAGCTCAGGATCTATCGTCCGCGTCAGGTTTACACCGGGAAGCCTCGCCGGGACTATGTGTCCCGGCAGGATAAATAA